CAGAGAGGTCTGGATGAGCCAGGAGCCTCCTCCAGACCTTGCCCAGGCCGGGTAGATGTGCCACGTGTGGGTCGCAGAAGCCCCCACCTGCAACCATTCCTTTCTCAAACCCTGCGTGGCCAGACTAAGGGGGTTACTGAGCCATTTTCCTTCCCGTCCCTCATGGGCTCTCCCCACCTCACTCCACGCTCCGCAACACAGCGTTTTGCTGGGCTTGCAGAGCTGATCACAGCAACAGAGTGGGCCTGGCTTGAGTGCAGAGCAGGTGAGCCGGCACTGGgaccctgcctggctggtgtgcgtGATGCAGGGCAGCAGACTCTGAGTGGCTGCCCTTTTCAGGGCAAGGAACAGCATGCTGTGCTCCTGTTCCCAGCTGTCTGTTTTCCCCCTTGGGTTGGAAGCTCCTCGCTCCTCGAGGCATaacaggtgcttaataaatacatGTTTGTGTGATACGTGAACAAGAGGTGGCTTGAAAGTGGAAATAGCAAGTCCTGGGCTAGGCTGGGGGTCAGTTGGCCTTTTattttggttgtgtgtgtgtggtttttgtttttttattttttgggggggtctttttggtgttaatcctcatccagccattgttttttgtttgtttgttttttagagagagggtggaagggaggggtagagacgcAGAGAGGGTAACATTGATgtgatcgattggttgcctcccgcacacaccccaacagaggctggggattgagcctacaactgaggtagatggatgtgcccttgaccagaatcaaacccaggaatcaagtccacaggccaacactacccactgagcaaaaccgactAGGGCCAGACTAGTCTGCCTTTTAAAGGAAAGACTCCAGCCCCCTGAGGCCTCAGACTGTCAGGCCCTCTATCCCTTCCCCAGATAGGTTCCCTGCATCCCCCCAAACCAGCAGCTGTcaccctgggtgtgtgtgggggggggggagggcaaagcCTCTTCTAGGTGCCAGAAGGGGACAGGGCCATTGAGGAGATAGGTGTGAGAAGCCCCAATCAGGGACTGGGGGCAAGTGGCAGAGTCCACGAGGAGcaaggagcctgggctggggctggggggaaggCCCCCTACCTCCCATCACACCATCTACCAGGGCTGCCCCATGGGGGGGAGCAGAAAAGAATGTGTGCAGGCAGCCATTCCAGGGAAGAGGCTCAGCTGACTGCAGCCTCCTCCTGGTGGAACAGGTCCAGGGCCGAACCCCATGAATATACAGCAGTCTGAGCCCCAGGGGCCTCCTACCACCCACATCAGAAGCCGCCAGGTGCTCTGCAGACCCCATCGAGGAGGCTGGGCTGAAGACAAAGCCCAGACCCCTCTCCAACTAGGGGAGAGGCTGTTCCCCTGatctctgcttcctccctcctggCAGGAGTCCCGAATGCAGACCTCCAGGTTCTCCCAGGAGGCTTGTTTCAAGCCCCGTGGAACTCCTGCGTGGGCCCTGGGCATTTCTCCCCACCGTGGCCATTGCATCACCTCCTTTCTTCTAACGGTCCCCAGAGGATCTATTGAAGCACCCAGTCTCTCACCAAGCTCTTCCCATCCCAGGGAGCAGCCAGAGGGCCTTGAAGAGGGTGGTTGGGAAGGTGCTGTTTCTGAACCGGAGCAGAATGTGCATGCACCCTGTCAACTCCCTCATTCGTGCAGAGCTCTTTGTTGAAAGGGGCGCACTCTCTTTATTGGGAAGTTGAGGGGCAGGGTCCCGTAGCACCTGCTCTGTGAGGCAGGGGGTACCCATtgccttcctgctgctgccagAAGTGAAGGGAGagaccagcagcccctgggacTCTTCTGGGTGAGTCCTTCCAAAGTCTCCCATCACCTCATTAGTCCCTACACATACACATCCCTGTTTGTGCGAGTCAAGCCTGGAAAAGGGCCTGTCTTCTCCTTCTTCAAGCCCTCCTGCTCTCACCTCTTCTCTTCCAGTTTCCCCTGGGAGGCTCCAATGTCCTCCTGCCCTCTTCTCCTAAACAGCACAAGGATTCTGCTCCTCTCCATCCTCTTCCTGTGGGTCCTTGCAGCATCTCAGGCACAGCATAGGATGGCAGTTTCGCCAACACAGACACACTCCCGGGGCATCCTACACTGGCTGTCGGGCTTGGCCTGAACTCAGCCTCCCGTCTGAAACGTCAGGCCTCAGAGCTGTCCCAAACAGGATGCGCTCCTGTGTGGCCTTCCCTTTCCCCATGGGGTCAGCCCCTCCTGGGATGCTTGGCCCCCCTCCAACAAGGACCTCAAGGTGGTTGGGAAGGGGTCTCTCTGTTCAGAGCAATTCCGGGCCCCTCTTGGCTGGGGCCACTCTCAGCTGCAGCTGCCCCATCCCTAGCTGGTATCCAGGCTACCCAGCTGggcttctgcctcagtttccctgcccaAATCTGCTGGTATATAGGTCAGGCTCAGGGGTACTGCCATCTGTGACCAGGTGCTCCCCATGGATCAAACCCCACTCCCTACCTCTCCATAGGTGACCAAGCCCCTGAACCCCAAGGAGACCTGCCACCTAGGTGGCTGtacctccccccacttcccctccacacacagcTTTCACTTCCTCCCTGCCAGCTCCAAGGACTGAGCCCATCATGGTGTGGCAAGTAGACACTCAAGAGAACCAGGGACAAGAGTTTGGACTGATCTGGGTGGAGGACACTAGCCTCATCCTTTAGATAAGCTCAGGCCTATTCCAGGGATCAGGGATACAGTCCTGAGCATAAGGCAGGAGGACTCAAATCTGTTGAGCGTTGATCTCATCAAATTCCCCATGCCCACCCCAGCGTTGCAATGTTAAATAACAGGCATGTGgccaaagaggaaactgaggcaggaccAGGTTAAAGAATCTGAACCACACAGCTGGAAATTAGAGCAGCTTTGGTTCAAAATAAGACCTGGTCCCAATTCTGGGTTCTGTCTACTAGAGCAAACTGCTGCCTTGGGGACACCCCACACTCACCAATACGATTTGGCTTCTCATGCCCTATGTCCTGCATGGGCATCAGGGAGCATCCCGGACCCAGACTTcagacccagggcccagcctgcctgttgggcctgagggaggagcctgccagACCCCCGCCCAGCATGTGAcacagccccaggagcagtcAAAACCTGGCTGCGGACCAACGACCCTGCTGGGTGGTCCCCCACGGGCTGCGTGGCTGAGTTTTCCCCTCCAGACCCCTCCCGACAGCGAATTCCtggctccccggcccctcccccgatGGCCCAGCCAGTGTCTGAATCTGCTTCTGATTCCCGCTATGCCGACCaggccccttctcctcccctccctccttctcggccccagcagccccgcccctggctgggcccaggctTGAGCctgctgcgccccccgcccccacctggcaCAGCTCCGCGGCCCTCGCTGCAGccgggaggaggcggcggccCCGGCGCCCCAGGGCCCGCCCGCCCTCAGCCATTCCCGGAGGCCCGGAGACCTGCTCCACCCGGCCCTCCGTGGGTGAGTGTGAGCAGCGGACAGCGGGAGGGGCCTCCGAGGGCGGAGGGGCCCGGAGCCGGGGCGAAGGCTGTCATCGCTCCAGGCCCTGCAGGGGGACCCGCCAACATCCTCGCTGCTGCGCTGGGCCGGGGCGTGCCCGCGGCTGCACCCTCATCTGGGCCCCAGCTGGGGCCGCCCGGGGCCTGCGGTTGCTCGACTTTGCCGGCAGAGCCTCAGACCCGGGCTCTACCCCCACGAGGACAGCGGCGTGGGGCCACGGCCAGCTGGCTGACCCACGGAGGCTCCGGCCATGCCCATCTGGCCCTGGGGGCTGCTGGTGACCGCGGGCACGCTCTTGGCCGCGCTGAGCCCGGGGCCGCCAGCGCCCGCCGACCCCTGTCATGAGGAGGGGGGCGCCCCGCGAGCCTGCGTGCCTGGCCTGGTGAATGCGGCCTTGGGCCGCGAGGTGCTGGCGTCCAGCACGTGCGGGCAGCCCCCCACGCAGGCCTGCGATTCCTCCGACCCGCGGCGGGCACACCCCGCCGCCCTCCTGACCTTGGCAGGGGGCACCGCCAGCCCCCTGTGCTGGCATTCCGACTGGCTGACGCAGGCGCCCCTCAACGTGAGCCTCACAGTACCCCTGGGCAAAACTTTCGAGCTGGTGTTTGTGAGCTTGCGCTTCTGCTCCACGCCCCCCACCTCAGTGGCCCTGCTCAAGTCGCAGGACCACGGCCGCAGCTGGGTCCCGCTGGGCTTCTTCTCCGCCTGCTGTGGCCTGGACTATGGCCGCCTGCCCGCCCCTGCCAATGGCCCAGCCGGTCCCGGGCCTGAAGCTTTGTGCTTTCCTGAGCCCCAGACCCAGCCTGATGGCGGTGGCCTTCTGGCCTTCAGCGTGCAGGACAGCAGCCCGCCCGGCCTGGATCTGGACAGCAGCCCGGTGCTCCAAGACTGGGTGACCGCCACAGACATTCGAATAGTGCTCACGAGGCCGGCCATGCTGGGGGACACCAGCAACTCCGAGGCCGTGGTCCCTTACTCTTACTCAGCCGCTGAGCTCCAGGTGGGCGGGCGCTGCAAGTGCAATGGGCATGCTTCAAGGTGCTTGCTGGACACCCAGGGCCACCTGATCTGCGACTGCCGGCATGGCACCGAGGGCCCCGACTGTGGCCGCTGCAAGCCCTTCTACTGCGACAGGCCCTGGCAGCGGGCCACAGCCCGGGAAGCCCACGCTTGCCTTGGTGAGGCCTTAGAGGGTGGCCTGGGGATCTTGgatccagccagcctgcccctgacCCATCCCTCTCTGCAGCTTGCTCCTGCAATGGCCATGCCCGCCGCTGCCGCTTCAACATGGAGCTGTACCGATTGTCCGGCCGTCGCAGTGGTGGTGTCTGCCTCAACTGCCGGCACAACACTGCCGGCCGCCACTGCCATTACTGCCGGGAGGGCTTCTATCGCGACCCGGGCCGTGCACCGAATGACCGCCACGCTTGCAGGGGTGAGCCTGCATACCCCCACCCTCTGGTTTCACATATTCCCAGATGGGTTTCTGACCATTTCACCTCTGTCCTCAGCCTGTGACTGTCACCCTGTTGGTGCTGCTGGCAAAACCTGCAACCAGACCACAGGCCAGTGTCCCTGCAAGGATGGTGTCACTGGCCTCACCTGCAATCGCTGCGCCCCTGGCTTCCAACAGAGTCGTTCTCCAGTGGCACCCTGTGTTAGTGAGTGACCCTGCCCTGCTTAGgccaccccagctccctgctgctGCCTACATATCCTCTGAGAGTTCCAGAAACCCCAGGCCCCTCGAATACAGGCCATTCTTCCACCCTCTCTGCAGAGACCCCTGTCCCTGGACCCACTGAGGAGAGCAGCCCTGTGGAGTCGCAGGGTGAGTGGGCACATATCAGGTTCTAGACTGGCATGTCCATGAGAGGAGGGGTGCTATGGGTTCAAGGAGGGTAGGAGGAGAGGttgggggaaggaggtggggatcTATGCCAGCCTGCCCACTCCCTCGTCTCCCCTCCCCAGACTGTGATTTGCACTGCAAACCCACCCGGGGCAGCTACCGCATCAGCCTGAAAAAGTTCTGCAGGAAAGACTATGGTAGGCAGCCCTCAGGCCTCccgcccccaccttcccaccttgCCCTCCCCACGTTCCCGTTGGATACCCTGACCATTGCTGGACCCCATCCCTCAGGTGCCCCACTGCCACTGGCCCTGCCCCGTCAGCCCCTTGGTGATCTCTCTGCTCCCTCCTTTGCGGTGTCCTCTCTGTGCGCTCCCTCTCCAGTGGTTGTCCTCTGTTTCCCTCtcagccctccctcctggccacTGGCACCCGGTTCTCCTCTGAGCAGCCTGCCGCTTCCCAGCCTAACCCCGCCCCCTCTCGTCCTCTCCGCAGCGGTGCAGGTGGCGGTGGGTGCGCGCGGCGAGGCGCGTGGCTTGTGGACGCGCTTCCCGGTGGCCGTGCTCGCCGTGTTCCGGAGCGGCGAGGAGCGCGCACGGCGCGGGAGCAGCGCACTGTGGGTGCCCGCACGGGATGCTGCCTGCGGCTGCCCACACCTGCTACCTGGTCGCCGCTACCTGCTGCTGGGTGGCGGGCCAGGGGCGGCGGTCGGGGATCCAGGGGGCCGAGGACCCGGTCTCATCGCCGCTCGCGGGAGCCTCGTGCTGCCCTGGCGCGACGCGTGGACGCGGCGCCTTCGGAGACTGCAGCGCCGCGAGCGGCGGGGGCGTTGCAGGGCGGCCTGAGCCCGcgggccaggctggggctgggcggggcgcTACTCCCACATCAAGGCGCACGTTCGACCAGTGCATCTGTCTGTGGAGGAGTCTTTGCTCACATCGCGCGCGTGGCCATCTGAGTCCCCACCCAACCCTGCCGGGCGCCTCCCTCTGCGCCTCGCGCCCGTGCCCAGAATGGGTGTGACCAACGCAGCGACTCAGAGGGATATGATAGCCCAATGAGCTGCCTGGAACCTTCCTTTGGCAGCTGTTGATGATTCCTTGGACCTTGGATCTCCCACACTCGCGCTATCTGCCCCCTCCCAGGGAAACCGTGATACCTACAGAAGGCTGTGAGCCTTCTGGTGGGGGCCTCTGCTAACACCCCGAGGGCCGCCTCCTCGTGATGCCGTAGCCCATCAGAGAGCGCTCTTACCTTTCTACAAGGCACTGTGTATCCCCCCAAATGGTTACGAAGCCCCCTGTGAATCCAGGAGCCACTGTCGGTCTGAGAACACACCGAGGGCCGCTGAGACTCCACTCCCCAGGGGCTCCTAGAATCCGCCAGAGAGCGCTATGGCTCACCGAGAGGCGCTGTGGCCACCACTTTGGTCCACAGACCCGCTCGGGGCTCGGCGACACTGGTTTCCCCGCCCCTGCCAGAACCCGCAGAGGGTGCTGTGACTCCTCCCCCGGCGAGGACGGGGGCCTCTGCGCCCCGTCTGTCCCCTATGCCTGACCTTTCTCTACCGGTTGGGCCTCTGTGTCCCTGTCTCCACTGCGTCTCTGCCTCTGTTCAGCCTCGTTCTTGGCCTGCCTTGTCCCTGTCTCTTGTCTCTGTCCCGCTGTCTCTCTCGGATTCGGCTTTAGGACCCCTCCCGTAAAGTCCAGCTCCTAGGATCCCCTGCGTCCCTTCTCCCACTCGGCACCGGACGTCGTGCCCACCGCGTTCCTGGGTCTACGCGTAACGCGGCGGAGCGGCACCTCCCGCGGACAGCCCTCTGGTCTCCTGATGCCCCCAGCCCTGCGCTCCGCAGGGCCCGGTAGCCGGCCGTTCACTCGATTCCTGCCAGGAGTCACCGCCCGCGAACCCCTGACGCTCCGCGCCGGGACCTGTCCAGGGCTGGCCCGGGCTCCGGCCGCCCGGCCGAGGGGCGTCGGTGCGCATGCCCAGAGCCCGCTGGGCTGAGACCCGCGGCACCCGGGGTGGGCAGCCCTTGGCGCGTgctcggcgggggcggggcggcgcgcgCGCATGCGTAGAGAAGCCCGCGCTCAGTTGCGCTGCGAGCTGAGAAGAAAGCGGTACGCGGCGCGGCGCGGAGCGGCGCGGCGGCAGAGGTGGGTACGCGGCGGGCCTGGCACGGGGCGTGGCGGCCTGCCACGGAGCTTCGGGGGCTGCGGAGCCAGGTCGCCGGCTGTCACCGCAGCGGGGGCGTGCagagggagggggcgtgggggtccGACTCTGGGGCCTGGGTCTGAGGTGGGGCGCGGGGGCTGGCCGCGGCACGGAGGTCTGGGGCCCGGGCCGTCCGACTGTCACTGCCCATCGCCCCCGGCGGACCGCGGCTTCGCGGGACACTCACCCCGGGGGCAGGACCGGCGCCCCCTACCAGCCGCCGTCTGCGTgctggccggccggccccggGCGAGGCGTCAGTCAGAAGGAGTTGTCTCTGTGTCACCCCTTCCTTGTGCGGCTGTCTGTCTGTGGGGGGAGGAAATCCTCTTCTGGACTCGAAATTGCAACAGAATCTCTGATAACAGTTCTGCCATCGAAGACTTGCAACTACTCCCTTTCCTGCCCTCTGCTTGCCTCAGGATGACGTGCCCGCCCACCTGTCGCCTGGCCTCTGAGCCCTGTCCGGTGGGTGCCCCCTTGGCACGGCCACTGGGCCGAGCGGCAGAAGCACTTCCACAGGGTCCCTGGGCGCTGTGCCATCTGAGCCTGGAGGAACACAGCTGGAGGTCGGGGATGGGCCACCTCTGGGCATGGTTTTCTCCACGCACGCAGGGGTGCTGGTGGCCTGGGCACAGGTGTTCATCTGCGACCTTAGGATGGAGACAGGTGTGCTGTGGCCTCCTGGGTTACCACCCTCCGGGCCGACATTAAAGGCCAGAGGTTGTTTAAGGGCCAGCGGGCTGTGCGGAGGCAGAGATCGACTATTAGCCTAGAGGTGTGCTGGGAGGACCCGcctgtggctggtgtggctgtgcTTGGGATGCTGGTGTTGTGGTCTTTCCGAGTTTCTTATTCCAAGTCATTAGTTTGTCTTTCTGGGACCAGTAGAAGCTCTCAAAggtggttttcctttttttttttttttttcattgtatgcTTGCTGGGGACTCAGCAAGGACTTCCAGGCCATTACATTTAGAAAGGACCATCCCATTATCGGACAGATTTTTCCTCCGCTTGAGGGTAAGGGCCCCGTCTACCCATTCTACCCCCATCACACAGTAGGCATCTGTAAATGTTTGCTTGATTGTCTCAAAGACAAGGATGCAGGTTCTTGTCAAGGGATATAGTCCGGGAGAAACAAGACCAGaggagaaaagataaagaaatctCACAAAGATGTCTCAGTATATAAAGGTTACAGCCAGTGGAATGACCCCCAATGTGCACTTCCTTTTATTCTGAAAGTTGGGTCCTCAGCTAATCTTCTCAGCCCTCAGATAAAGCCTTTAAGCGAAGTGCTTATCTGGTAGTGAGTGCCCTGTTTAGAAGCTTGTCTTTCCCTGTCAACAGGGCTGGAGTCACATTGCATTCATCTTTGGTCCCCTATTGCCTGGCATGGAATGGGGGCCGCTATCTCTTGAAGTGAACCAAGATGCTAAATAAAACTAGTGTGGTGGTTTTCATCTGATAGTAAGGGTGACCTTCCGGGAGATGTAGAAGTAATCTGGTAATCTAAGcaggctttctttttattttaatttttttaaaaatatacttttattgatttcagagagaaagggagagggagagagagagatagaaacatcagtggtgagagagaatcatcaacccgactgcctcctatacgccccacactggggattaagttTGCACCcagggtatgtgctctgaccaggaatcgaactgtgaccttctggttcacaggccgacactcaaccactgaaccatgccgctGGGCTAAGCTGGCCTttcataacaataataaaattcacCCCCTGGATCTGTAAGTTTGCCGGCAGGTGGGTCTCACCAGCTCTTGCTGACCACACCTGCCAGGACAATCCAGCAGGCCAGGTGACCTTGGGCACGCATTGTTGCTCCTAATTCTCATTACAGTCTAAGCCAACCTCAGATGACATATTTAAGTGTTTGCTTTTAGATGGTTTCTGGTTTAAAGTACATAAAGACAATGAAGCAGGTTATAAAAAAGCACTTAACATTTACCCTGTTCAATGTTTTACCTGTTTGAGCATACCTTTTCTGTTATGACAACTCTGTACATAAGAGAAAGCAGCCCTTTTTAACTTGAAACAGCAATTTCAGTGACTGTTTCAAGTGTCACTTTCCAAATGGAGATAATATCCAGGAAACAAAGCCTCAGGCTTTTTACTAAGAATCAACTTCAATTCATTATttgatggtttttaaaaattccacacaCGTTTATTGAAATCATCATTCACATGAGGAGGGCCTGTACCCTGTGTTCTGTGGCTACAAAGTTGAGTGAGTCTCTGCCCTTAAGGAGCTTACAGTGGAGTCAGGAGATGGGCCGGTGAACTGCGGCACTGTGGGAGGCATGCCCATAGAGGAGGACAGAGTTTGCTTTGGGCATAGAGTGGCATCCCGCTGGCCTTTGGTGGGGGCTCCTGAGAAATGCTTGAGCCAAATTTTGAAGGTTGAATAGGAGTGGCAAGACCATATGAGGGAAAGAGCCTCCTGGGCAGAGACTGTATGTGAAGTAAAGGGCATGACCTACCCACCACCAgttgggagaagggcagggagtgCTCTGGTGGTTGGAGTAAAGAGAGGGAGATGAAATTAAAGAGCTAGACTGGCAGCAGATTGGGAGAGGCCTTGAGTACCAGGCCCAAATTTGAACTTTACCCTGAGAGTGGTAGGAAGTCACCAAGGGATCTTTGGGTCTTGTGAGTGACTGATCAGATTGTGTTCTCCACTGGTAACCTGGCAGTGATTACTGGGATGGATTGGGGAAGGGTTGCACTGAGCCCAGGGTGGTTGAGGGACCACCATGGCACATCTAGGGAGATATAAGGCCCAGTGCCAATGAAGGGCTGTGGAGGATACAGAAAGGAAAGCAATGAAATGGGACAATGGaggagaaatgggggacatctgtaatactctcaacaataaaaataaattataataataaaaataaaaaaggagagcaAAACCATGAGGCAAGTGGCtgaagggatggaggaagggcCAGGGAGAAAGGAAGACTTAGGGAACAGTCCAAGATTGAGTGACGAGCAGCTGGGTCCAAGCCACACATAGTGTGTGGGAAGGGGGCAGACTTGGGAGCAGGTGCTGACTTTCAGGTTGGAGATGTTGAGCTGAGGGTCGGTAAGACTTCCCAGCAGTAGGTGGATATATGTTGGTCTGGGGCCAAGGAGAGTGTAGTGGGCTTGAGAGCATTTTGGGGACTCCTTTCTGTGTAACAGTAGAGCCAGGGAGTAGTGGAGTGGGCCTTTGCAGGAGATTATATggagtgagaaaaaaaaagactgaaccCTGGAGGCACCTAATGTTTTATGTCTATAAAACACAGAGTAtgcccttaccggtttggctcagtggatagagcgtcggcctgcggtcttaagggtcccaggttcgattctggccaagggcatgtatttatttaaaataaagccgaaactggtttggctcagtggatagagcgtcggcctgcggactgaaaggtcccaggttcgattccggtcaagggcatgtacctgggttacgggcatatccccagtgggagatgtgcaggaggcagctgatagatgtttctctctcatcgatgtttctaactctctatctctctcccttcctctctgtaaaaaatcaataaaatatatttttaaaaaatatatattttaaaaaagacaaaacaacaacaacaaaaaacacagagtAGATAAGCTAACAGAGTTTTCATTAATAACCCCTTgcctttttgcattttatttctatgaCAAAGGCCCAATTTGTTGGTTAGAGTAAATAGCAAGATGTAAAATGCTCATGGTACAAAAATCACACaatcgccctaaccagtttggctcagtggatagagtgtcggcccacggactgaaaggtcccaggttcgattctggccaagggcatgtaccttggttgcgggcacattcccagtaggaggtgtgcaggaggcagctgatcgatgtttctctctcatcgatgtttctaactctctatccctctcctttcctctctgtgaaaaatcaataaaatatatattttttaaaaaaacaacaaaaatcacacaatcaGTTCCGGGGGCTTTCCTGtctcatgtgtttatttgccttTTGGGACACTTCCAGATTGTCACTCATCTCAAAGGACCACTTTTCCCTCCAGATTGAGGGTTGGTCGTCTCAGAGCATTCTCACCATTTGATCTCTGAAAAAGGTCTTCTCAGACCCAGAGATAGATCCAAGGTTGCAGAATTTTTGGGGTCCCCTCGCTCTCCTTCCAGGACCTCAGCATTCGCAGCAGGTGGGACTTTGGAAAGACTCTATTAAGGATAAAGAGGCCAAGTGTGTGGTGGCTCCTCCCTAGTCTTTCTCCCACACTGAGGGGCAAGGAGAGAGGGCAAGGAAAGGctgacatttcatttcttttctttttaaggttgccacacttttttaaaaaagttatttttattgatttcagagaggaagggagagggagagagagatagaaacatcagtgatgaaagagaatcatcaatcagctgcctcctgcatgccccatactggggattgagcccacaacctgggcatgtgcccttgaacagaatcaaacccgggacccttaagtccacaggccagtgttctatccactgagccaaaccagctagggcaaaggcTGATACTTTTAAAGGAGCCCCTGTCTGCCCACAGGACTTGCCCAGCCCCTGCATAATTGCACAGGCCCAGTAGCAGTTATTTTTGTCTCTGGTACCTGCTCACTTAGAAGATGTGAGATAAGATCTCTTTCTGTTCTGTATAGTTATGTCTGCGGGCCTGGTTGGGTAGTGCACAGAAATATGCTGTCAGGGGTCACATGTCAGCAGTCATGGTTTCTCCTTCCATCCCACTCAGGCATGCTCTCTTCTTTTACAGGTGATTGAGAACACACTACACATGGCTTAGCTTGTGTCTCATAATCTGAAACTGTGTGTCTGCTAATTGTTACACTTTTAATGGGATACCAGCACACTGAGGGTTGTTTACCAATGGGTGATTATGTTACCAATAAAAGCCC
This is a stretch of genomic DNA from Myotis daubentonii chromosome 4, mMyoDau2.1, whole genome shotgun sequence. It encodes these proteins:
- the NTN3 gene encoding netrin-3, with product MPIWPWGLLVTAGTLLAALSPGPPAPADPCHEEGGAPRACVPGLVNAALGREVLASSTCGQPPTQACDSSDPRRAHPAALLTLAGGTASPLCWHSDWLTQAPLNVSLTVPLGKTFELVFVSLRFCSTPPTSVALLKSQDHGRSWVPLGFFSACCGLDYGRLPAPANGPAGPGPEALCFPEPQTQPDGGGLLAFSVQDSSPPGLDLDSSPVLQDWVTATDIRIVLTRPAMLGDTSNSEAVVPYSYSAAELQVGGRCKCNGHASRCLLDTQGHLICDCRHGTEGPDCGRCKPFYCDRPWQRATAREAHACLACSCNGHARRCRFNMELYRLSGRRSGGVCLNCRHNTAGRHCHYCREGFYRDPGRAPNDRHACRACDCHPVGAAGKTCNQTTGQCPCKDGVTGLTCNRCAPGFQQSRSPVAPCVKTPVPGPTEESSPVESQDCDLHCKPTRGSYRISLKKFCRKDYAVQVAVGARGEARGLWTRFPVAVLAVFRSGEERARRGSSALWVPARDAACGCPHLLPGRRYLLLGGGPGAAVGDPGGRGPGLIAARGSLVLPWRDAWTRRLRRLQRRERRGRCRAA